A single region of the Streptomyces virginiae genome encodes:
- a CDS encoding MarR family winged helix-turn-helix transcriptional regulator translates to MEEAVSDGVAEQRERLMESLRIYGGHYADLSRRFATWLGLHSTDATAVLEIAAAEERGTPLSPARLSERISLSTGATTALLNRLEAAGHITRAREHSDRRIVTLRSGAHIQERADEFFGPLADRLDTAMSHYPPQFLEQVEAFMADLNTTMGNHLTEQDAVAPRSLRSPAEVMP, encoded by the coding sequence GTGGAGGAAGCAGTGAGCGACGGTGTCGCGGAGCAGCGCGAGCGGCTGATGGAGTCGCTGAGGATCTACGGCGGCCACTACGCCGACCTCAGCCGGCGCTTCGCCACCTGGCTCGGCCTGCACTCCACGGACGCGACCGCGGTCCTGGAGATCGCCGCCGCCGAGGAACGCGGCACCCCCCTGTCACCGGCGCGACTGAGCGAACGTATCTCCCTGTCCACGGGCGCCACCACCGCACTCCTGAACCGCCTCGAAGCGGCAGGACACATCACCCGCGCCCGCGAGCACTCCGACCGGCGCATCGTCACCCTGCGCAGCGGAGCACACATCCAGGAGAGGGCGGACGAGTTCTTCGGCCCGCTCGCCGACCGCCTCGATACCGCGATGTCGCACTACCCACCCCAGTTCCTGGAACAGGTCGAAGCGTTCATGGCCGACCTGAACACCACCATGGGAAACCACCTCACAGAACAGGACGCGGTGGCACCCCGCTCCCTTCGCAGCCCCGCTGAAGTAATGCCCTGA
- a CDS encoding SixA phosphatase family protein, whose protein sequence is MSSGPASCPTSSVSAAGCRLLLVRHAKAVPKNVAEDFERSLSDRGRADAPEAGRWLAESGFEPHLVLCSPARRTRETWELIAPALPYVPPAVYDDRLYNAAPDVLATVLAERGVGLGRVMLVGHGHNTGIHELAMSLCGTGPPELLERLGEKLPTSGVVVVDLRGGWEDLPPGHGHDGHLAAFWAPAHQDRTLE, encoded by the coding sequence ATGTCCTCCGGTCCCGCGTCCTGCCCCACGTCCTCCGTCTCTGCGGCAGGGTGTCGACTGCTGCTGGTCCGCCACGCGAAGGCCGTGCCCAAAAATGTGGCCGAGGACTTCGAACGCTCCCTGAGCGACCGCGGGCGGGCTGATGCGCCGGAGGCGGGCCGCTGGCTTGCCGAGTCGGGCTTCGAGCCCCATCTGGTGCTGTGTTCTCCGGCCCGAAGGACGCGGGAGACATGGGAGCTGATCGCCCCGGCCCTGCCGTACGTTCCGCCCGCCGTCTACGATGACAGGCTCTACAACGCGGCCCCGGACGTGTTGGCCACCGTACTGGCGGAGCGGGGAGTGGGGCTGGGCCGCGTGATGCTGGTCGGCCACGGCCACAACACGGGCATCCACGAGCTTGCCATGTCACTTTGCGGGACCGGGCCGCCGGAACTGTTGGAACGTTTGGGGGAGAAGCTCCCGACGTCGGGCGTCGTGGTGGTGGACCTTCGGGGCGGGTGGGAAGACCTCCCCCCGGGTCATGGCCACGATGGGCACCTGGCTGCCTTCTGGGCACCCGCTCACCAGGATCGGACTCTCGAATGA
- a CDS encoding DUF6480 family protein, which translates to MSAHLPDPAARNTSRPYGGVPPGETPPGESSTGSGSGPYRPLTRGWAMGPLVLICLLALVCALFFLAYAIMLDL; encoded by the coding sequence ATGTCCGCACACCTTCCAGACCCAGCCGCACGCAACACGTCCCGACCGTACGGCGGCGTACCGCCGGGCGAGACTCCGCCCGGCGAGTCGAGCACCGGCTCCGGCTCGGGCCCGTACCGTCCCCTCACGCGCGGGTGGGCCATGGGCCCCCTCGTGCTGATCTGCCTGCTGGCCCTGGTCTGCGCCCTCTTCTTCCTTGCCTACGCCATCATGCTGGACCTCTGA